The Aeromicrobium tamlense nucleotide sequence CACGGGCGGTGCCGTCCGCCTCACCGGCTCCGGCCTGGGCTGCCCCACGTGGCCGCGGTGCACCGACGAGTCCTTCGTCCCGCACGGCGCGCTCGGCTGGCACGGCGTCATCGAGTTCGGCAACCGCACGCTGACCTACGTGCTGATCGTCATCGCGATCGGCACCGTGATCGCCACGTGGCGCTGGGCCGACGCGACGCGGACGCAGCTGCGCCTCGTGCTCGGCATCGCCCTCGGCATCCCGTTCCAGGGCGTCATCGGTGGCATCACCGTGCTCACCGACCTCAACCCGTGGGTCGTCTCGCTGCACCTGATCCTGTCCATGGCGCTGGTCGTGGCGGCCACGGTCTTCCTGGTGAGCCTGCGTCCCGACGAGGGCACCGCCTCGCCGCGCGCCGCCTGGGTCGTGCGGATCGCCTACGGGGTGCTGCTCGTGGCGATCTACCTCGGCACGATCGTCACGGGAAGCGGCCCGCACGCCGGCGACGCCGATGCACCGCGCAACGACCTCGACCCCGTGTGGTGGAGCCGCGTGCACGCGCTGAGCGTGTGGACGTTCATCATCCTCACGGTCGTCGCGATCGTGCTGCTGCGTGGCCAGGCGCGCAAGGTCGGCCTGCTCGTGCTCGGGGCCGGACTCGCGCAGGGCCTGATCGGCTACGTGCAGTACTTCACTGATCTG carries:
- a CDS encoding COX15/CtaA family protein → MGVSAVSRRTVSRATVEKWAWANLVANTLIILTGGAVRLTGSGLGCPTWPRCTDESFVPHGALGWHGVIEFGNRTLTYVLIVIAIGTVIATWRWADATRTQLRLVLGIALGIPFQGVIGGITVLTDLNPWVVSLHLILSMALVVAATVFLVSLRPDEGTASPRAAWVVRIAYGVLLVAIYLGTIVTGSGPHAGDADAPRNDLDPVWWSRVHALSVWTFIILTVVAIVLLRGQARKVGLLVLGAGLAQGLIGYVQYFTDLPILLVAAHLVGAAVLLALATRWWIVARPVAS